The window AGGGAGAAAGCTTTCGAAACGCGAACTCGCTTGTCGGCGTGAGCGATGGAGCGAGGGCTCGGCAGGCGCTCTCCGCGAACGGCCGCGAGAAATCCAACTTTTCTTGAAAGAAGAGGCGCCGCGAGAGAGGGAAGACGCACACTCCCGGTCACTTGCGCCGCTCCGACATCCGTTGGGGGTCGGGAACGAAAGTTGTCGGGGGGGATCGTCGGAAGGCGTGGACGCGAGCGGGGGCGAGAGGCCCCGGCCCGAGTCCTCCGGAACCTCGGTCCTCGGAATCCCCTCCCCGGTCGTCATGAGGATCTCCTCCCCGGATCGACCGACCTACGAATCCCCTCGCGCCTCTTCCTCCGGCTCCTCTCGGCTCGGTTCGTCCGGTCCGTCCGGATCCCACGGGCGAAGCGATCGAAGGAACTCGGCCACGGCCGTGAGGCGCTTCCCGCGAGAGAGAAACTCGGAGCGGAAATCGATCGGTCCTTGCATCGTGCGGGCCTCGAGTGGTTCCGGCGCGGAGGAATCGCGCTTGCCGGAAGATTATCACACGTTGTTCGACCCGTCAACCTCTCGAAGGCCGGTACCCCCTTCCTCCGGACCAGAACTCTTGACGTTCCACTCGTCCGAACCGGTGTCGGACACCGTTTCCATCTCCTAATCCTGATAGCCGATGCGGAGACGCGTGCGCCGTCCCGAGGGTTCGTCCCATTCCCGGTCTTCCTGATTCGGGAGAACCCGGTGCCAGGTGCGGAGGCAAAGGGTCTTGTGATCGCGATGGCGGATCGCTCCGCGGGCATAGACACGCGCTTCGCCCTCCGGAGGACGGACCGAGAGCACCTCCTCGGCGACGTGCCCGCTCCCGAGGTCGTGCCGGAAGAGTCGGAGCGCGTTCCCTTCGCCATTCGGCTCGCCCACGGGGACGAAGAACCACTCCCCCTGCCGGAGGACGCGCCCGCCGGCTCGCTCCACGCGGCGCGCAACCTCCGGCTTCAGGATCTCGAAGGCGTCGCGAATCGTGCGGACGCACCCCTCAGGGAGAGCGAGAACGAAGAGGTGGCGCTCATCCTGTCCGAAGAGAAAGCGGCCCGCGCTCTCCGGCGTCCGGACGCGGAGGAGGAGGTGGCGGATCCGAGCGTCCTTGTCGAGCACATCGGCCTCGCTCTTCCGGCCCGGGAGGATCCGGAATTCCTCGACCCCGCCGTGCGTCCCTACATCGACGAAGAGCAGTCGGCGCTCCCGGATCCGCTCAAGGTTCCACCGCTCCCACTTCGTTCGCCCTTCCTCCGGATCGAGGCGTCGTGCGGGAAGACGGACCTCGTTCAGGCACCTCAGCGCATCGTCCCAGCTCATGAAGATCCCTTCTCTCGAGGAAGAGTGGTTTCGTCTTCTCGGTCGAAATCGGCTCGCGTTCTTCACTCACCGTCTCATGAGAGAGGACGTGCCGCGCGTTTCTTAACAGATCACACTTCGAGGTCCGCCTCTCCGGCTTTCTCGATCCGCTTCCTCACCTTGCTCAGAATCGCCGCGACCGACCCGGGGGTGTAGCCGGTGAGACGCGCGACCTCCTCCTGCGAGAGCCGCTTCTTCGGATCGTTCCGAAGAAGCCAGATGCGCCGCCACTCCTCATTCGGAACCGCGGTGCACAGATGTTCCTGCGCAAGAGTGCGAGCGATGGGGCTCGTCGCGGAAGCGAGGGCGTGAGAGGCGGCAGGGTTGCCGTTTCCGCCGATCTCCTCCCACGATTTCCAGCCGTTCTCTTTCGACATGCAGCGAAGAGCGGCGCGGCGGGTGATCGCGTAGAGCCACGTGGTGGCCCGGCTCCGCCCCTCGAAGCGGCGGCCGTTCCGGCACGCGGCGAGAACGGCGTCGTTCGCAGCGGTCGCGAC of the Candidatus Eisenbacteria bacterium genome contains:
- a CDS encoding sigma-70 family RNA polymerase sigma factor, producing MLTRVDPLAELIRSGEEEEVARRLLPIARKMARAVLGLADPDLVATAANDAVLAACRNGRRFEGRSRATTWLYAITRRAALRCMSKENGWKSWEEIGGNGNPAASHALASATSPIARTLAQEHLCTAVPNEEWRRIWLLRNDPKKRLSQEEVARLTGYTPGSVAAILSKVRKRIEKAGEADLEV